The Elusimicrobiota bacterium sequence GAGCGGCACTATGAACGCGGCCTCGCCAGCCTCCAACAAAAGGATTACGCCCAGGCGGTGATCCATTTCGCCCGCGCTGTTTCCTTGGACCCCCAACATCGAAGGGCCATGAAGGGTCTTCGGGAGGCCAGCGCGAAACTCCAAGAACAGGACTCTGCCCGCCCCCGATGAGACGGATATTTCAACGGGGGGCCTTTCTGTGCGTGTTGATCGTCGGCGCGATGAGTGTTTTTGGAGCGGAAGCCGGAAAGGACTTTTTCGCCAACGGTCTCGCGGCCTACGAAAAGGGAGATTATGCCTCCGCCATCGATCAATTAACGGAAGCGTTGGTTCATCACCCCCGAGACCAACGGGCCCAGCGTCTGCTCGTGGCCGCCGGACAAAAGATGTTGAACCGTGAGGAAATGGGAAGGGTCCCCCAGGAGGATCTCCGCCAAATCATCGACCAAGCAGAAAAGGTCATGGAAGCCCGACGGCGGGAAATCCGGCGCGCTCTGGGGGAACTGAAAGTGGCCGACCGAGCCAGCCGTCGGCTGGCGCCACAGGAAACCCTCCGCGCCTGTCGCGGCGTGGACCTGGTGTTGGAAGTGACCCTGGGGGACGATCCGGACAGCCGACGATTTCGTGATTACCTGCATTCCGTGTGCGGGAATTTGGAAACAGCTCTCCTTTCCGGCATTATGTTGAATCCCGCGGATGAAAAACGGGTTCTGGGTTATGTGGCCTTTTGTCGGGGGGATTGGAAAGAAGCGTCCTCTTCCTGGGAGCAGGCGTTGCGACTTCAACCGAAAGACGAACATTTGCGGAACCTCTGGAGAGAGGCCGATGACCGGAACCGTCAAGCCGAGGCCCTGGTGAGGACGAATGAAATAATGGCGGCGGCTGAAACCGCCATCGCTCAGAACCGCGGCGAGGACGCCCTGGCCCTATTAAAAAAGGGGCTGGCCGAGTTCCCGGGCCATGAAGGGTTGCTGGCCCTCTACGAAAAAACCCAAAAGGAAGTCGCTCGCCAATGGCGCGATCAAATGGTTCTGTTCCACCGAACGGAAGCCTTCAAGAAACAACGCGCCGGTCGGTGGGTGGAGGCCGCGCAAAGTTGGTTGTCCGTTTTGGCGGAGGATCCTCTGGATCCGGAAGCGCGGGAACAATTAGAGCGAATACGTCGCCAACTCGCGGCGGGGATGGGACGGGCGAAAGAGGCCTCGCCTCCCCCATCCACCGACGCGCTGGACACCTCCGAAAAACTTTACACCTTGGGCTTGCTGAACTATGCCGATGGGGATTTGGATTCCGCCGTTAAGAACTTCCGATCTTGCTTAAAAACGAATCCGTCCCATGCCTATGCCCGCAAGGCCCTCGAGCGAGTGGAAGAGGAAAGGAAACCTCCACGTTGACGCTCCGAACCCGATTCGTCTTTTACGTGGCGGGGCTCACGGTGGGATCGTTTGTCCTTTACGCCGGGGCTCTTTCCTGGACCCAGCGTGAGTATTTAATAAAAGAACAAAACCGGGCCAACGTGGAAGAAAGCCATCGTTGGACCCTGCTTTGCGAACAATCCATTTTTTCCAAGGACGAAATCACTCTGGTGCATTACGTGCGCGAGTTGAGCCGATCCGGCGACGTGCGCTGGGCGTCGTTTTTGTCGGAGGATGGCCATATTTTGATGCACACCGATCTGCGGTTGAAAAACACCAGGGATGTCCACGAACTCAGGCGATGGTCCGGTCAAATGGGGCGATTCACCCAAATGAATCGAGCCGGTTCTGACGGCGAGCCTCTGACCGTATTGGCGGGGCCTGTGAGCCGGCGCGGCGAACAGTTCGGGGTGGCTCTTTTGGCTTTTGACAGGCGTCTCCAGACGGAGCGAATGAGAGTTCTGTTGGGGGCCTCCCTGCGGCGTTTTGCGGGGGCGACCCTCCTTTGTTTGGCCATCGGTGTCGGGATGGCTTTCGTTGTGGCGCGAGGGCTCGTGAGACCACTTCAGGAACTGACTGGGGCGGTTCGCCGTCTGGGGGCCGGCGATTGGAAAGCGCGGCCCGCGGTCTTTCGACGCGACGAAATCGGGCAATTGGCCTCGGCCTTTGCGGAGATGTCTCGCCGATTGGCGCGGTTGGACGAGTTGAAAGACGAGTTCGTGGCCACCGTGTCTCACGATTTGCGAAATCCTTTGGGGGCGATCACCATGGCGGCCCGTTATCTGGTGTCCCCTCCGTCGCCCCTCTCGGCTGAAACCGGACGGCAGGTGTTGGGAACGATTTTGATCAGCACGTCCAGGTTGCGGAACATGGTGGACAATCTGCTGGACGCGGCCAAAATCAAAGAAGGACCTCTTTCCTCCCTTCGGGAGGCCTTTTCCGTTGTCAACGTTCTTCAAGAACTTCATGATCTCTTTCGAGCCCAGGCGGAAGAATTCGGGAGGGTGTTTTGCTTGCGGGTCCCGGAGGATTTTCCCATGGTCATTGGGGACGAAGCGCAGACCTACCGCATTTTGTCTAATCTTCTGGCGAACGCGTTTAAATTCACCGCCGCGGGAGACCGCATTACCTTGTCCGCCCTATCGACGCCGGAGGGGCGGGTGGCCATCGAGGTTTCGGACAGCGGGCCCGGTATTTCCCCGGAGGATCTTTCCAGGCTGTTTTTGCGTTTTCAGACGGCGGAAAACGCGGGGGCGCAGGTCAAGAAAAAACAAGGAACAGGTTTGGGTCTCGCCATTGCCAAGGCCTTGGCGGAATCCCAAAACGGAACCCTGACGGTGGAGTCGGAGCTCCATCGGGGGACGACCTTTCGGGTGACTCTTCCCCAATGGAGGGCATCGTGAGCGGTTCGTTGTTGTTGGTGGAAGACGATTCGGGGCTGGCCAGCATGACCCGCCGATTTTTGGTTCAAGCGGGTTACCGGGTCACCCTGGCGGCGTCGGCGGAAGAGGCGCTTTCTCTAATTCAAAAGAACCGGCCGGACCTTGTCATCTCCGATGTGCAACTGCCTGGAATCACGGGGCTAAAAATGTGTGAGATACTCAAAAGCAACTCCGCCACGGCCTCCCTGCCCCTCATCCTCGTGACGATTCTGGGGAAGACCCAAGAGAAAGTCCAGGGACTGCGCATGGGGCTGACGACTATTTAACCAAGCCCTTTGAGGCCCAGGAGCTTTTGGCTCGGGTGGAGGCGGTTCTGCGGCGCGCGCGCGACGGGGGGGAGGTTCAAGCGGTTTTTAAGGTGGGAGGCGTGGAAGTGGATTCCACGCGGCGGGAAGTGACGGTGAAGGGTCAACGGGTCCTCCTGCGGAGAAAAGAATATGAATTGCTTTTACTTTTTGTTCGAAAACCAGGCCAACTTCGCACCCGGGAATCTCTCATTTCTTCCCTCTGGGGCGATGACGTGGTGGTAACGGCGAATGCGCTGGAGGCCCACATCAAAAACCTTCGCGCGTGTCTTGGGCCCTGCGGAAACCTCATCGAAACCCTGGTCGGCGAAGGTTACCGCCTGAACGATCGTTCGTCCTAACGCCCTCCTTTCAGGAAAATATCAGTCCCTATTCAGCCGGAATCCAGGCCCCTCGCGTAATATTCAGTTGGGGAGGAGACTACCTTCCCAAAGAAATACATTTCAAAAGCGAGGAGGAAACAATGAGTAACATCAAAATCCTGATGGCCGTTTGTCTCTTGGGGTTGGCCGCGGCTTGTTCA is a genomic window containing:
- a CDS encoding response regulator produces the protein MSGSLLLVEDDSGLASMTRRFLVQAGYRVTLAASAEEALSLIQKNRPDLVISDVQLPGITGLKMCEILKSNSATASLPLILVTILGKTQEKVQGLRMGLTTI
- a CDS encoding response regulator transcription factor; its protein translation is MARVEAVLRRARDGGEVQAVFKVGGVEVDSTRREVTVKGQRVLLRRKEYELLLLFVRKPGQLRTRESLISSLWGDDVVVTANALEAHIKNLRACLGPCGNLIETLVGEGYRLNDRSS
- a CDS encoding HAMP domain-containing histidine kinase, translated to MTLRTRFVFYVAGLTVGSFVLYAGALSWTQREYLIKEQNRANVEESHRWTLLCEQSIFSKDEITLVHYVRELSRSGDVRWASFLSEDGHILMHTDLRLKNTRDVHELRRWSGQMGRFTQMNRAGSDGEPLTVLAGPVSRRGEQFGVALLAFDRRLQTERMRVLLGASLRRFAGATLLCLAIGVGMAFVVARGLVRPLQELTGAVRRLGAGDWKARPAVFRRDEIGQLASAFAEMSRRLARLDELKDEFVATVSHDLRNPLGAITMAARYLVSPPSPLSAETGRQVLGTILISTSRLRNMVDNLLDAAKIKEGPLSSLREAFSVVNVLQELHDLFRAQAEEFGRVFCLRVPEDFPMVIGDEAQTYRILSNLLANAFKFTAAGDRITLSALSTPEGRVAIEVSDSGPGISPEDLSRLFLRFQTAENAGAQVKKKQGTGLGLAIAKALAESQNGTLTVESELHRGTTFRVTLPQWRAS